The DNA window GGTCTTACCATAGTTGCCTTCGGGACATCCGCTCCTGAGTTCCTGGTTACGGCCACTGCTGCATTTAAAGGGCTTTCCGATTTATCATTATCCAATGTAGTCGGTTCAAATATTTTTAATCTTGGTTTTATTTTAGGGATTATGGCTCTGATTAAGCCTCTTCCTACAACGCGGGCACTGGCTTTGCGTGATACTCCGCTATTGCTTGCAACCACAGCTCTTATTCTGGGGCTTGCTTATTTCGGTAATTTAGGGCGCGGAGCCGGAGTCTTGCTGGTAACAATTCTGATCGGATATATTGTTTATCTGATTGTGCACAGTAAAAGAGCTTCCAGAGCTCTTTCAGGTATTCCACATGCGGAGAAAGAAGTTTGTGAAATCAGCAAGATGGATTGGGCTAAATTGGTTGCAGGATTTGTAGGAATTGCGATTGGCGGTGATTTTATGGTTGATTCAGCTTCCGCAATTGCAACTCATTTCGGCGTGTCCAACTGGGTTATCGGTATGACTATTGTTGCTGCCGGAACATCTTTGCCGGAACTGGCAACATGTCTTGCCGCATCATTGAAAGGACGTAACGAAATGCTGCTTGGTAATCTTATCGGCAGTGATTTCTTTAATTTTGCAGGGGTGCTCGGGCTGACCTGTATTATGAAGCCGCTGAATGTTTCACCTGAGGCAATGTCCGGTCTCACTATACTTGTTGCTATGGTAGCATTAGTTCTTCTATTTATCCGTACCGGCTGGAAAGTCTCCCGCACAGAGGGGGCAATTCTTATTATGCTGAGCATACTGCGCTGGGTTCAGGATTTTATGAGCTGACCATGTCTTTCAAAATAAAGTCTAAGTTAATAAAAAAATCCTCTGCCGGAATACTCTGGCGGAGGATTTTTTTAATTATTACTTAGCTGTATAGCTAAACGATAATGTGTGTTAGTCTTTAGCTACCATAACGCTGGTTGCTTTGATCATAGCGCTGATTTTGTCGCCTTTTTTAAGACCCATTCTGTCGACGGAACTTTTTGTGATGACAGAAACGACTTCTACGCCTGCTGAAAT is part of the Desulfovibrio gilichinskyi genome and encodes:
- a CDS encoding calcium/sodium antiporter; protein product: MVSNAIYFIISIFLLWFGADWIVESASKIAKKYEVSDLIIGLTIVAFGTSAPEFLVTATAAFKGLSDLSLSNVVGSNIFNLGFILGIMALIKPLPTTRALALRDTPLLLATTALILGLAYFGNLGRGAGVLLVTILIGYIVYLIVHSKRASRALSGIPHAEKEVCEISKMDWAKLVAGFVGIAIGGDFMVDSASAIATHFGVSNWVIGMTIVAAGTSLPELATCLAASLKGRNEMLLGNLIGSDFFNFAGVLGLTCIMKPLNVSPEAMSGLTILVAMVALVLLFIRTGWKVSRTEGAILIMLSILRWVQDFMS
- a CDS encoding TOBE domain-containing protein gives rise to the protein MQLSARNLIPGTIKEITVGMVNAEVVIEISAGVEVVSVITKSSVDRMGLKKGDKISAMIKATSVMVAKD